A section of the Chloroflexota bacterium genome encodes:
- a CDS encoding Gfo/Idh/MocA family oxidoreductase: MNPLRVAVVGVGVMGRRHVEAFHRLPEAQVVAVMDVDGERARWTADRYGVPAFTELDALLDQMAPEAICVCTPDWAHRKPVVTAAERGIHVLVEKPLATTLEDADAIVAAAETAGITLMVGHILRFDPRYAEARAAVVSGKIGQLTYMYGRRHNLIDSGLRFRGRTTVVNFLGVHDLDMMLWCAESPVEEVHAIGARGALADLGVDDGVLATLRFQNGAVGCLDVHWAMPPGAMLLDAGFKLIGTAGQIYVDGALGAVRVEMKEAARFPDTVYAPASPWTMGALMAQDAHFVRCVRTQERPLIDGPAARRVVALAVAIHRSLETGEPVRPDQPGS, translated from the coding sequence ATGAACCCGCTGCGAGTCGCTGTGGTCGGCGTGGGAGTCATGGGACGGCGCCATGTGGAGGCCTTCCACCGGTTGCCCGAGGCGCAGGTCGTCGCCGTGATGGACGTGGATGGCGAACGGGCTCGTTGGACGGCCGACCGATATGGCGTGCCCGCCTTCACCGAGTTGGATGCCTTGTTGGATCAGATGGCCCCGGAGGCGATCTGTGTGTGCACCCCGGACTGGGCGCATCGGAAGCCGGTGGTGACCGCGGCGGAGCGGGGGATTCACGTCCTGGTGGAGAAGCCGCTGGCGACCACGCTGGAGGACGCGGATGCCATCGTCGCTGCAGCCGAGACGGCGGGCATCACTTTGATGGTGGGGCATATCCTGCGCTTCGATCCCCGGTATGCGGAGGCGCGAGCGGCGGTGGTCTCCGGGAAGATCGGCCAGCTCACCTACATGTACGGCCGGCGGCACAACCTCATCGACTCCGGCCTGCGGTTCCGGGGACGCACCACCGTGGTGAACTTCCTGGGCGTGCATGATCTGGACATGATGCTGTGGTGTGCCGAGAGCCCCGTCGAGGAGGTGCATGCGATAGGCGCCCGGGGGGCGCTGGCTGATCTCGGCGTGGACGATGGGGTGCTCGCCACACTTCGGTTTCAGAACGGCGCTGTGGGGTGCTTGGACGTGCACTGGGCCATGCCGCCCGGGGCCATGCTGTTGGACGCCGGATTTAAGCTCATCGGCACGGCGGGGCAGATCTACGTGGACGGGGCGCTGGGGGCCGTCCGGGTGGAGATGAAGGAAGCGGCCCGGTTCCCGGATACCGTGTACGCGCCGGCCTCTCCCTGGACTATGGGCGCGCTGATGGCCCAGGACGCCCACTTTGTGCGATGTGTGCGCACGCAGGAGAGGCCGTTGATCGACGGCCCAGCAGCGCGCCGCGTGGTCGCGCTGGCCGTGGCTATTCACCGGTCGCTGGAGACTGGCGAGCCGGTCCGGCCGGATCAGCCCGGATCGTAG